In the genome of Enterococcus sp. DIV2402, the window CACTCATCTGAAAGCTTGGGCAGATAAAATTGCTAAACGTCCAGCTGTCAAACGCGCATTGGAAGCTGAATATAAAGAAATTAACTAAAAAAATAAGCAGAAAAACGTCACGTTTTTCTGCTTATTTTTTAATTGCATTCATCTAAAGGTTTTAAGTGTCTTTCAGAGATTTCTTTCACTTTATTTACACGACGAATATATTTTTCTTCTGTGAGGAAGTCCGTTGTCATCCAGACACGAACGATTTCTAACGCAATTGCTGAACCGATAATTTTTCCACCCAAACAAAGGACATTACTATCCGTATGTTCACGTGCTAACTGCGCACAAAACGGATCTTGGCATACAACCGCATCAATACCATAAATCCGATTGGCGATTAAGGCACTACCATAACCTACCCCATCAACAAAAATGCCACGTTCGCCTTTCCCTTCCGCCACAGCTAATGCTGCAGGATACACATAATCAGATAAATCTGCTGCCTCTTTCGTATATGGACCCATATCTTCAACCTCATGTCCCATGTTTTTCAATAAATCAATAATTTCCAATTTTAAATCAACACCTGCATGATCGCTTGCCATAATAATTTTCAAAAGAAAAACCTCCTTTTTTCTTTTA includes:
- a CDS encoding RpiB/LacA/LacB family sugar-phosphate isomerase, whose amino-acid sequence is MKIIMASDHAGVDLKLEIIDLLKNMGHEVEDMGPYTKEAADLSDYVYPAALAVAEGKGERGIFVDGVGYGSALIANRIYGIDAVVCQDPFCAQLAREHTDSNVLCLGGKIIGSAIALEIVRVWMTTDFLTEEKYIRRVNKVKEISERHLKPLDECN